One segment of Microbacterium arborescens DNA contains the following:
- the nirD gene encoding nitrite reductase small subunit NirD, with the protein MTLVDDTVSEIDSALRAQSRSSAWTAVCRLDDLEVERGRAALLGDRQIALFLLHDGRVHATANLDPYSGANVMSRGIVGTRGDAPTVASPMYKQVFDLRTGACLDTQGKEQRMLPVWPVAVNGEGTIFIRDGGAA; encoded by the coding sequence ATGACCCTGGTGGACGACACGGTGAGCGAGATCGACAGCGCGCTGCGCGCGCAGAGCCGCAGCTCGGCGTGGACGGCGGTGTGCCGGCTCGACGACCTCGAGGTCGAGCGTGGCCGTGCGGCGCTGCTCGGAGACCGGCAGATCGCCCTGTTCCTCCTGCACGACGGTCGTGTTCACGCGACGGCCAACCTCGACCCGTACAGCGGCGCGAACGTCATGTCGCGCGGGATCGTCGGCACCCGCGGCGACGCGCCCACGGTCGCGTCGCCGATGTACAAGCAGGTCTTCGACCTGCGGACGGGCGCATGCCTCGACACCCAGGGCAAGGAGCAGCGGATGCTGCCGGTCTGGCCGGTGGCCGTAAATGGCGAAGGCACCATCTTCATCCGCGACGGAGGTGCGGCATGA